TTAACATCACCATTTGCCGAAGGCTGTGTGAAAAGTGTTATTATAGAAATTGAAGCATGGTTACATGCGATTGACGACACAAAATTGTAAAAAACATGCACTTTTTTTCACATGTTTAACATCGACATAATGGGAAAATGATGAGATAATAAAAGAAAATTCAGAATACTAAAGGGGTGTTTCTAATAAGGAGCACCTCTTTTGACCAACAAAAGGGGGGAACAAGTATGCTTCAATCTAATATGGATGTAAGTTTAGAAAGTTTAGTAAACTCATTACAGTCTACTCGAAGCACGCTATTATCAGAAATTGAAATGTTAAATGACACCGAAGTGAATGTAAAGCCACGCCGTGATAAATGGAGTATTATTCAAATTTTACACCACTTGCATTTAGTTGAACAATCTGTCACGTCTGCCCTTGTATATGCTTTACAAAAAAATGAAAGAAACATGACTCCATTTAAAGACCTCCAACTTACGCTTGATCGCACACATAAACGAGAAGCTCCTCAGCAAATGCAACCAACAGAAACTTTAATGAAAAAACAGCAAGGAATTCAATTGCTAGAACATTCACGACAAGAACTATTACACGCACTTCATAGTGTTATAGATGAAAAAGATCTATTTGAAAATGGATTAAAGCATCCTGTTTTTAATGATCTGAATTTGTATCAATGGGTTCAATTTCTTGATTTGCATGAACAAAGACATCTTACGCAGTTAAAAGAGGCGAAACATGCAATTTTGCAGCGCTAAAGTGGAAGAAGTGGGAAACCACTTCTTTTTTGATACGTGCATAGTTTTCTTTCTTATTTTGGAATACTACATGGAGAAAGAAAAGAAGGAGTTGAAAAAACATGTCTAAGAAGAAGCGAGAAGAAGAGCGCGCCTGGAAAGCACGTAAAGAAAATCAACAACCACACGGAAAAGTGA
This genomic interval from Bacillus thuringiensis contains the following:
- a CDS encoding DUF6254 family protein, whose product is MSKKKREEERAWKARKENQQPHGKVKAFAELVEGTEKT
- a CDS encoding DinB family protein, whose product is MLQSNMDVSLESLVNSLQSTRSTLLSEIEMLNDTEVNVKPRRDKWSIIQILHHLHLVEQSVTSALVYALQKNERNMTPFKDLQLTLDRTHKREAPQQMQPTETLMKKQQGIQLLEHSRQELLHALHSVIDEKDLFENGLKHPVFNDLNLYQWVQFLDLHEQRHLTQLKEAKHAILQR